Proteins from a single region of Synchiropus splendidus isolate RoL2022-P1 chromosome 3, RoL_Sspl_1.0, whole genome shotgun sequence:
- the rela gene encoding transcription factor p65, giving the protein MESVFGWDPNPVQTNPYIMIIEQPKARGMRFRYKCEGRSAGSIPGEKSNETTKTHPAIKVHNYSGPLRVRISLVSKNAPYKPHPHELVGKDCKHGYYEADLQERRIHSFQNLGIQCVKKKDVVDAITCRLHTNNNPFKIPEPKVWEEDFDLNSVRLCFQASITLPTGELFPLEPVVSQPIYDNRAPNTAELKICRVNRHSGTCKGGDEIFLLCDKVQKEDIEVRFFQDTWEGKGTFSQADVHRQVAIVFRTPPYRDTNLTEPVRVKMQLRRPSDREVSEPMDFQYLPDERDEYRLSEKRKRTGDIFQSLKLMPTVTVASDRRHISPIRRPHSTMPPNPAQAAAVAPPAPPQYMPGSHLFSVQPKVEAQATHGTSTDSRAWKIMESLKLGPQPNTPTVANLSMSQAPPSSSTSAAASSSSSSILPTANQEYSTVNLSDIHLSEFFPNIPSNIGQDSGTSASQFMEDDIPEFPSFNEPHHQGTLDSLNMDDFVDLLTPNMMGESSGHQPSSCQQVLPISCPASSAQTMVQNSSDQPVGTWMSYPSSITSLIDSGAMNDTPSTNHHQALQDLDHLLSADEDRLMSILNNGTQTGFVSGHPT; this is encoded by the exons ATGGAGA GTGTGTTTGGATGGGATCCGAACCCAG TCCAAACAAACCCTTACATCATGATCATCGAGCAGCCCAAGGCCAGAGGGATGAGGTTCAGGTACAAGTGTGAGGGTCGATCAGCGGGCAGCATCCCCGGGGAGAAGAGCAATGAGACCACAAAGACACATCCGGCCATCAAG GTGCACAACTACAGTGGCCCGCTGCGTGTCCGGATCTCCCTGGTGTCGAAGAATGCCCCGTACAAACCTCATCCTCATGAGCTGGTGGGGAAGGACTGCAAGCATGGGTACTATGAAGCCGACCTGCAGGAGAGAAGGATCCACAG CTTTCAGAACCTGGGCATTCAGTGCGTGAAGAAGAAGGATGTGGTCGACGCGATCACTTGCAGACTGCACACCAATAATAATCCTTTCAAGA TTCCCGAGCCGAAGGTGTGGGAGGAAGACTTTGACCTGAATTCGGTGAGACTGTGCTTCCAGGCCTCCATCACTCTACCCACCGGGGAGCTGTTCCCTCTGGAGCCGGTGGTCTCGCAGCCCATCTATGACAACC GAGCTCCAAACACAGCTGAGCTAAAGATCTGCAGAGTCAACCGTCACTCTGGAACTTGCAAAGGAGGAGATGAGATCTTTTTGCTCTGTGACAAAGTGCAGAAAG AGGACATAGAGGTGCGGTTCTTCCAGGACACCTGGGAGGGAAAGGGCACTTTCTCCCAGGCTGATGTTCACAGGCAAGTAGCCATCGTGTTCCGAACACCCCCTTACCGAGACACCAACCTCACCGAGCCTGTCAGAGTCAAGATGCAGCTCAGGCGACCGTCCGACAGAGAGGTCAGCGAGCCCATGGATTTTCAGTACCTGCCAGACGAACGAG ATGAGTACAGGCTGTCGGAGAAGAGGAAACGTACAGGAGACATCTTCCAGAGTCTGAAGCTGATGCCCACAG TGACTGTTGCGTCAGACAGACGACACATCAGCCCCATCAGAAGGCCACACTCAACCATGCCCCCCAACCCTGCACAAGCCG ctgcAGTGGCGCCCCCTGCTCCCCCTCAGTACATGCCGGGAAGCCATTTGTTCTCGGTCCAGCCCAAAGTGGAGGCCCAAGCTACTCACGGCACCTCAACAGACAGTCGCGCCTGGAAGATCATGGAGAGCCTGAAACTGGGCCCCCAACCCAACACTCCTACAGTGGCCAACTTGTCAATGAGCCAGGCCCCACCTTCCTCTTCCACCtctgccgccgcctcctcctcctcctcctccattctACCCACTGCCAACCAGGAATACTCTACTGTCAACCTGTCTGACATTCACCTGTCTGAGTTTTTTCCAAATATTCCATCCAACATCGGTCAAGACTCTGGAACTTCAGCCTCTCAGTTCATGGAGGACGATATCCCAGAGTTCCCCAGTTTTAATGAACCCCATCACCAAGGAACCTTGGACAGCCTCAACATGGATGACTTTGTGGACCTTCTGACCCCAAACATGATGGGCGAGAGTAGCGGCCACCAGCCTTCTTCATGCCAGCAGGTGCTGCCCATCTCCTGCCCCGCCTCCTCTGCCCAAACAATGGTCCAGAACAGTTCAGACCAGCCGGTGGGCACATGGATGAGCTACCCAAGCAGCATCACCAGCCTCATCGATTCTGGAGCCATGAATGACACCCCGTCCACCAATCATCACCAAGCGCTCCAGGACCTGGACCACCTGTTGTCAGCCGATGAAGACCGACTCATGTCCATTCTGAACAATGGGACTCAAACGGGCTTCGTGTCAGGGCACCCGACTTAA
- the c3h11orf68 gene encoding UPF0696 protein C11orf68 homolog, which translates to MDEDSPKDGGMDHEFGAERYAAEAMAADMDPWIIFDARRTPRSEFDSWLESNRPSQVSRFGNTESSQAPVGWIAVLGPNHGSVDGDVSGLQESWEKLLDSGRPVSFQNIKELALNHGVLAGKWLMHLDTGFKVDRAWECVARATVEGKISSAKVSPCDPSNNERHVICVYNNNFTDEGEVIRLDSYIRASGVKCPLAYKPDVYTYLGIYRNNRWKLCPTIYESKFNLECVPRRSLIINKVTNLEVT; encoded by the coding sequence ATGGACGAGGACTCACCCAAAGACGGTGGGATGGATCACGAATTTGGCGCAGAGAGATACGCTGCTGAGGCTATGGCGGCCGACATGGACCCCTGGATCATCTTTGACGCTCGGAGAACTCCAAGATCTGAGTTTGACAGCTGGCTGGAAAGCAACAGGCCCTCACAAGTGAGCAGATTTGGAAATACAGAGAGCAGCCAGGCTCCGGTTGGGTGGATCGCCGTCCTCGGGCCGAACCACGGCAGCGTTGATGGGGATGTGAGCGGGCTCCAGGAGAGCTGGGAGAAACTGCTGGACAGTGGGCGGccagtcagcttccagaataTAAAGGAGCTCGCCCTCAATCACGGTGTGCTCGCCGGCAAGTGGCTGATGCACCTGGATACTGGCTTCAAAGTGGACCGAGCCTGGGAGTGTGTGGCCCGAGCGACTGTGGAAGGTAAGATCTCCTCTGCCAAAGTCAGCCCCTGTGATCCAAGCAACAATGAGCGCCATGTCATCTGCGTCTACAACAACAACTTCACTGATGAGGGTGAAGTGATCAGACTGGACTCCTACATTCGCGCCTCAGGAGTCAAGTGTCCTCTCGCGTACAAGCCAGACGTGTACACATACCTTGGAATCTACCGGAATAACCGCTGGAAGCTTTGCCCGACCATATATGAGAGCAAATTCAACCTGGAGTGTGTTCCGCGCCGCTCACTCATCATCAACAAAGTCACCAATTTGGAAGTGACCTAA
- the LOC128755841 gene encoding serine/threonine-protein phosphatase PP1-beta catalytic subunit has protein sequence MAEGELDVDSLISRLLEVRGCRPGKIVQMTEAEVRGLCIKSREIFLSQPILLELEAPLKICGDIHGQYTDLLRLFEYGGFPPEANYLFLGDYVDRGKQSLETICLLLAYKIKYPENFFLLRGNHECASINRIYGFYDECKRRFNIKLWKTFTDCFNCLPIAAIVDEKIFCCHGGLSPDLQSMEQIRRIMRPTDVPDTGLLCDLLWSDPDKDVQGWGENDRGVSFTFGADVVSKFLNRHDLDLICRAHQVVEDGYEFFAKRQLVTLFSAPNYCGEFDNAGGMMSVDETLMCSFQILKPSEKKAKYQYGGMNSGRPVTPPRTAQPPKKR, from the exons TGCGAGGATGTCGACCTGGGAAGATCGTCCAGATGACGGAGGCTGAGGTGCGCGGCCTCTGCATCAAGTCCCGGGAGATCTTCCTCAGTCAGCCCATCCTCCTGGAGCTGGAGGCTCCTCTCAAAATTTGTg GTGACATCCACGGCCAGTACACAGACCTCCTCCGACTCTTTGAGTACGGTGGCTTCCCCCCAGAGGCCAACTACCTGTTCCTGGGCGACTATGTGGACAGAGGGAAGCAGTCGCTGGAGACCATCTGCCTGCTGCTCGCCTACAAGATCAAATACCCAGAGAACTTCTTCCTTCTGCGGGGCAACCATGAGTGTGCCTCCATCAACCGCATCTACGGCTTCTATGACGAGT GTAAACGCAGATTCAACATCAAACTCTGGAAGACCTTCACAGACTGCTTCAATTGTCTACCCATTGCTGCCATCGTGGACGAGAAGATCTTCTGCTGTCATGGAG GTTTGTCACCTGACCTGCAGTCCATGGAGCAGATCCGGCGCATCATGAGACCCACAGACGTTCCTGACACAG GACTCCTGTGTGACCTCCTTTGGTCAGACCCTGACAAGGACGTGCAAGGGTGGGGGGAGAACGACCGTGGTGTCTCGTTCACCTTCGGCGCGGATGTGGTCAGCAAGTTCCTGAACCGCCACGACCTGGACCTGATCTGCAGAGCGCACCAG GTGGTAGAAGACGGTTACGAATTCTTTGCCAAGCGTCAGCTGGTCACTTTATTCTCCGCTCCAAACTACTGCGGAGAGTTTGACAACGCCGGCGGCATGATGAGTGTGGACGAGACCCTGATGTGTTCCTTCCAG ATCCTGAAGCCATCTGAGAAGAAAGCCAAGTACCAGTATGGAGGGATGAACTCGGGCCGGCCCGTCACTCCTCCGCGCACAGCTCAGCCTCCAAAGAAACGATGA
- the drap1 gene encoding dr1-associated corepressor, with the protein MPSKKKKYNARFPPARIKKIMQTDEEIGKVAAAVPVIISRALELFLESLLTKACQVTQSRNAKTMTTSHLKQCIELEQQFDFLKDLVATVPDMQGDGDENHTEGGAEKMSRRGRKPGSAHKNGGPSSKGKDKKLSGTESEQEEDSEETETDGEEEDGAQSNSNVQAASRFPSMNTTPQFMNVGNMAPVQPPAAMAFAPHPSMMSVPPPPPPPAPHKSEDYDEDDYDS; encoded by the exons ATGCCGAGCAAAAAGAAGAAATACAACGCAAGATTCCCTCCG GCGCGGATTAAGAAAATAATGCAAACCGATGAGGAGATTGGAAAAGTGGCTGCTGCAGTCCCTGTCATCATCT CAAGAGCATTGGAGTTGTTCTTGGAATCGTTGCTTACTAAAGCGTGTCAAGTAACACAGTCCAGGAATGCCAAAACGATGACTACATCACATTT GAAACAGTGCATTGAGCTGGAGCAGCAGTTTGACTTTCTCAAAGACCTGGTGGCCACAGTGCCTGACATGCAGGGTGATGGCGATGAGAACCACACggagggaggagcagagaaaaTGTCTCGCAG GGGTCGAAAACCTGGGTCGGCCCACAAGAACGGAGGACCCAGCTCAAAAGGCAAAGACAAGAAGCTGTCTGGCACGGAGTCGGAACAGGAG GAGGACTCTGAGGAGACGGAGACAGacggtgaggaagaggacggtGCACAGTCCAACAGTAACGTGCAGGCAGCATCCAGGTTCCCAAG CATGAACACCACCCCCCAGTTCATGAACGTGGGCAACATGGCACCGGTGCAGCCCCCGGCGGCCATGGCCTTCGCCCCTCACCCCTCCATGATGAGCgtacctccacctcctccgcctcctgcaCCGCACAAGTCCGAGGATTATGACGAAGACGACTATGACTCTTAG